The sequence GTCAACCAGCTCGACGGTCTCCACGGCACCCCATGTTCCAGGCTGATCCAACCCTGTTCCGCGTAATGCCTCTTTCGCATGGCGAGCCAAATCAGCGTAGACCGACTCTTGATAGGCATTCGCTTTTGCATGCCGGGCCAGCGTTGGCGCCAAAGGATCGTTTGCGCCGGAAATCTGACCGCAGAGCTCGCTCCACAGGTTGACCGGCGCACGTTGACACGCCACTTTCAGGTCCTCCCCGATCCCTCGTAACTCGGGCAGCTGAGAAGACAGGAGACGCGTAATCTGTTTTTCCAACGTCCGTATACTGACGACTTGCCCGACGTTGGTCTTTGCCGCAAGAGGAAGCAGATACCGGGTGACGTCGAACGCCCGTGCCGCGATCGTCCGTTGATAATCGACCGGTTTCATAGATTCCGGGCGTGGGTCCCGTTCAGAGAGATACGCGATCAAGGGATTGTGCAGTAATCGATAAATTTCAGAGAGACTGCGGAGAACGCCTTCATAGAGTGCCTCGGTTTCGCTCCCCCGAATCTGGCCCGGTACAAACCATCGGCTCGAGGCAAAATTCTGGTAGCGGCTGGATTTCGCCTGCCCGTCCCAGAGCGGTTCGTCCTCCAGACGAATGGCGGCCAATTCCGAAATCTCTTCAAAACAGATGATGACGTGGCCGAGGTCAGCGATCGACGCATGACCGTAATCGAAATAAAACTGGTCCCAGAACTTTTCCGAAGAGTGACTATGGACCCACCGGATGCTGTCTTCGATGGAGTCCGGTGATCGGCTATAGCGCGCCAGTGCGTATGCGGATTTCTCCGGCGGCATAGGGGCGATGGCGACAACCCGGCGACCTGATTGATCCTGACTCATAGAGAGCCGTTCACTCCTCGTTGAACTGTAAGCCGCGCACTATACCTCTCACGTCAGCATGGCGCAAGCTCAAGTCCGTTGACTTGCCGCAGAAAGCGCCGCTATAGTCCGCCGAATCGCAAGATGCGTATGGTTTCGCGCAAGGGAGCTCAGCACGTTTTATGATCAAGGGCATCAAAGGCGTGAAGGATCTGTTACCGGAAGAGACGCCCCGTTGGCACCTCATTGAAGAACGTGCTCGACGGTGGGCGGACCGGTATGGATTTCAGGAGATTCGCATTCCGATCTTTGAGATGACGACCCTATTTGCACGAAGCATCGGGGCCTCGACCGATATTGTTGAGAAGGAAATGTACACGTTCCAAGATCGGGACGGTACCTCGTTGACTCTGCGCCCTGAGGGGACCGCTGGGACAGTCCGAGCCTATATCGAGCACAATCGGGCCGCCGTACCAGTCCCGCAGAAATACTTTTACTTCGGGCCGATGTTCCGGCATGAGCGGCCTCAAGCTGGGCGGCTTCGGCAATTTCACCAGTTCGGGGTGGAGTCACTCGGGATGGCTGATCCCCGAGCCGATGTTGAAGTGATAACCCTCTTGTGGCGGATTCTTCATGACCTCGGGCTCGAGGGACTCACGTTGGAAATCAATAACCTCGGATATACGGCCGATCGAGAGTCGTATCGTCCTCAACTCGTCACGTATCTCCGACAGCATGAAACCAGTCTCTGTGCGAATTGCCAGCGTCGGATTGAGGCGAATCCCCTCCGCGTTCTTGACTGTAAAGTCCCTGAGTGTCGCGCGATGACGGAGTCCGCTCCCCGACTCGCCGATTCACTCTCCGAAGCCGCTCGAGCGTACTTTACCGGTGTTCTACAGGGACTTGACCTCATCCACATTCCGTATTCCTTGAACCATCGACTTGTGCGTGGGTTAGACTATTACAACCTGACGACTTTCGAGGTCACTGCGACCAATCTCGGGGCTCAGAACGCAGTCGGGGCGGGTGGACGGTACGATGGTCTCGTCGAAACTCTGTCAGGACCTCCTACACCAGCTGTAGGTTTCGCGGTCGGTCTAGAACGCATCGCGATGTTACTCCCAGAGTCGGCGTTGCGGACAACCGCGGCCCATGTCGTTGTCTACGTTGCAGCATTTGGAGACCAAGGCTCGGTTGTCGGTCTCTCTGCCCTCGAGGAGCTTCGTACTTCTGGAATTCCAGCTCTGTCGGACTTTCGTTCCTCGACATTGAAGGCCCATTTACGGCAAGCTGATCGGCTTGCCTGCGGTTTCACTCTCATTCTCGGTGACGACGAGGTACAGAAAGGCACGGCTATCCTTCGAAATATGGTGACGAAGAACCAGTATGATCTTCCTCTCTCCTCTCTTTCAGTTGCGATTCAGCCGCTTCTTAGAAGCTCCTAAGGGCGCCATTTTTCGC is a genomic window of Candidatus Nitrospira kreftii containing:
- a CDS encoding hypothetical protein (conserved protein of unknown function); its protein translation is MSQDQSGRRVVAIAPMPPEKSAYALARYSRSPDSIEDSIRWVHSHSSEKFWDQFYFDYGHASIADLGHVIICFEEISELAAIRLEDEPLWDGQAKSSRYQNFASSRWFVPGQIRGSETEALYEGVLRSLSEIYRLLHNPLIAYLSERDPRPESMKPVDYQRTIAARAFDVTRYLLPLAAKTNVGQVVSIRTLEKQITRLLSSQLPELRGIGEDLKVACQRAPVNLWSELCGQISGANDPLAPTLARHAKANAYQESVYADLARHAKEALRGTGLDQPGTWGAVETVELVDPHHPLDEIVTTLLYRVSQAPYRNILDVVREWSEKEKHATIEVATRQRGPYDELIKEFRSGYAFNFDILMDIGAWRDMHRHRRCQQVQQNFTTVHGYDVPPLLVDARLDQEYRQAMDAVRQDIELLKKKDQEASLYAIPFGFKVRCLFKMDYAEAEYIAKLRSGVKGHWSYRTVAWQMKQQLAKKFPFLGEGVRATPPDVEDALTR
- a CDS encoding Histidine--tRNA ligase; its protein translation is MIKGIKGVKDLLPEETPRWHLIEERARRWADRYGFQEIRIPIFEMTTLFARSIGASTDIVEKEMYTFQDRDGTSLTLRPEGTAGTVRAYIEHNRAAVPVPQKYFYFGPMFRHERPQAGRLRQFHQFGVESLGMADPRADVEVITLLWRILHDLGLEGLTLEINNLGYTADRESYRPQLVTYLRQHETSLCANCQRRIEANPLRVLDCKVPECRAMTESAPRLADSLSEAARAYFTGVLQGLDLIHIPYSLNHRLVRGLDYYNLTTFEVTATNLGAQNAVGAGGRYDGLVETLSGPPTPAVGFAVGLERIAMLLPESALRTTAAHVVVYVAAFGDQGSVVGLSALEELRTSGIPALSDFRSSTLKAHLRQADRLACGFTLILGDDEVQKGTAILRNMVTKNQYDLPLSSLSVAIQPLLRSS